Proteins from one Cryptomeria japonica chromosome 4, Sugi_1.0, whole genome shotgun sequence genomic window:
- the LOC131050580 gene encoding cytochrome c: MASFAEAPPGNEKAGEKIFKTKCAQCHTVDKGAGHKQGPNLNGLFGRQSGTTAGYSYSAANKSKAVIWGEDALYEYLLNPKKYIPGTKMVFPGLKKPQDRVDLIAYLKKSTD, from the exons ATGGCATCCTTCGCAGAGGCTCCCCCTGGCAATGAAAAGGCAGGAGAGAAGATTTTCAAGACCAAATGTGCACAGTGTCATACAGTTGACAAGGGCGCTGGTCACAAGCAAG GGCCAAATCTTAATGGGCTGTTTGGAAGACAATCTGGAACCACTGCTGGCTATTCCTATTCGGCTGCCAACAAAAGCAAGGCAGTGATCTGGGGAGAGGACGCCCTTTACGAGTATCTCCTCAATCCTAAAAAG TACATTCCTGGAACTAAGATGGTGTTTCCTGGTTTGAAGAAGCCACAAGACCGAGTTGATCTTATTGCATATCTCAAGAAGTCTACCGACTAG